In Cervus elaphus chromosome 5, mCerEla1.1, whole genome shotgun sequence, the following proteins share a genomic window:
- the LOC122694625 gene encoding polyunsaturated fatty acid (12S)/(13S)-lipoxygenase, epidermal-type-like isoform X1, whose translation MHKGGSPIPGPSPGKMGKYRIRVATGDSLLAGSSNLVQLWLVGEHGEKDLGKILRPIRIREVQLEVEVSLYLGRLLLVKLRKHKSLVGFDWFCKWIAVQGPGTQGEAFFPCYRWVQGNEIICLPEGTARTVRDDPQNQFKKHREQELEERRKVYRWGFWKEGLILPIAGNTQWDLPRNERFREDKDLDFSLSLAKVLKDLALKGTLGLTNSVRRLEDFNEVFPRGKTPLAERVRNSWKDDALFGYQFLNGANPMLLRRSTSLPSRLVLPPEMEDLKTQLEKELQTGSLFEADFSLLDGVKPNVIIFKQQYVAAPLVMLKLQPDGRLLPMVIQLQPPRNGCPPPVLFLPSDPPMAWLLAKTWVRSSDFQLHQLQSHLLRGHLIAEVISVATMRSLPSLHPIYKLLIPHFRYTMEINVLARSNLVSKWGIFDLVVSTGSGGHVDILQRATAGLTYRSFCPPDDLADRGLLDVKSSLYGQDALRLWGVISRYVEKMVSLFYKSDGAVKDDPELQAWCREITETGLQGAQDRGFPISLESRAQLCHFITMCIFTCTGQHASTHQGQLDWYSWIPNGPCTMQKPPPISKDVTEKDIVDSLPSLHQARTQKTFIKFLGRRQPVMVALGQHKESYFSDPGPQAVLKQFQEELAALDKEIEVRNAGLDLPYEYLRPSMVENSVTI comes from the exons ATGCATAAGGGTGG GTCCCCCATCCCAGGTCCAAGTCCGGGCAAGATGGGCAAATACAGGATTCGCGTCGCCACCGGAGACTCGCTCTTGGCGGGCTCCAGTAACCTGGTGCAGCTGTGGCTGGTGGGCGAGCACGGGGAGAAGGACCTGGGCAAGATACTGCGGCCGATACGGATCAGG GAGGTGCAGCTCGAGGTCGAAGTCTCCCTATACCTGGGGCGCCTCCTGCTGGTGAAGCTGCGCAAGCACAAAAGCCTGGTGGGTTTCGACTGGTTCTGCAAGTGGATCGCGGTCCAGGGTCCCGGCACCCAAGGCGAGGCCTTTTTCCCCTGCTACCGCTGGGTGCAGGGCAACGAGATCATCTGCTTGCCCGAGGGCACCG CCCGGACCGTCAGGGATGATCCCCAGAACCAGTTTAAGAAACATCGGGAGCAAGAGcttgaggaaagaaggaaggtgtACCG ATGGGGTTTCTGGAAAGAGGGATTAATCCTGCCTATAGCAGGGAATACacaatgggatcttcccagaaacGAGAGATTTCGTGAAGATAAGGATTTAGACTTCAGTCTCTCTCTAGCAAAAGT GTTGAAGGACTTGGCCTTAAAGGGGACATTAGGTCTCACAAATTCTGTAAGAAGACTGGAAGACTTCAATGAAGTATTCCCGAGAGGAAAAACTCCTCTGGCTG AGCGGGTCCGCAATTCCTGGAAGGATGATGCCCTATTTGGGTACCAGTTCCTCAATGGGGCAAACCCCATGCTCCTGAGACGCTCCACGAGTCTCCCGTCACGGTTGGTGCTGCCTCCGGAAATGGAAGACTTGAAGACACAGCTGGAGAAAGAACTCCAG ACTGGATCTCTGTTTGAAGCTGACTTCTCCCTGCTGGATGGGGTCAAGCCTAATGTCATCATTTTTAAGCAACAGTATGTAGCAGCCCCTCTGgtcatgctgaagctccagccTGATGGAAGACTCTTACCTATGGTCATCCAG CTCCAGCCACCTCGGAATGGATGCCCCCCACCTGTGTTGTTCCTGCCTTCGGATCCCCCCATGGCCTGGCTCCTTGCCAAGACCTGGGTCCGGAGCTCTGATTTCCAACTGCACCAGCTGCAGTCACACCTGCTGAGGGGCCACCTGATAGCTGAGGTTATTTCTGTGGCCACCATGAGGAGCCTGCCCAGCCTGCATCCTATCTACAAG CTCCTGATTCCACACTTTCGCTACACCATGGAGATCAACGTGCTGGCCCGGAGTAACCTTGTCTCTAAATGGGGAATTTTTGATCTG GTGGTGAGCACTGGGAGTGGCGGCCATGTAGACATTCTCCAGAGAGCCACAGCTGGTCTGACCTATCGCTCCTTCTGCCCTCCTGACGACCTGGCAGACCGTGGGCTCCTGGATGTGAAGTCTTCTCTATATGGCCAAGATGCGCTCAGGCTCTGGGGAGTCATCAGCCG GTATGTCGAGAAGATGGTCAGTCTTTTCTACAAGAGTGATGGAGCTGTGAAGGATGATCCAGAACTGCAGGCCTGGTGCAGAGAGATCACTGAGACTggactgcagggggcccaggaccGGGG GTTCCCCATCTCCTTAGAGTCCCgagctcagctctgccacttcatCACCATGTGCATCTTCACATGCACTGGTCAGCATGCTTCCACCCACCAGGGCCAG CTGGACTGGTACTCCTGGATCCCGAATGGTCCATGCACCATGCAGAAGCCTCCGCCCATCTCCAAGGATGTGACagagaaggatatagtagactcACTGCCCAGTCTGCATCAGGCCCGAACACAGAAAACCTTCATAAAATTCCTTGGCCGACGCCAGCCTGTCATG GTGGCCTTGGGGCAGCACAAAGAAAGCTATTTCTCTGACCCTGGTCCTCAAGCTGTGCTGAAGCAATTCCAGGAGGAGCTGGCTGCCCTGGACAAGGAGATTGAGGTCCGGAATGCAGGCCTGGACCTGCCCTATGAGTATCTTCGACCCAGCATGGTAGAGAACAGTGTAACCATCTGA
- the LOC122694625 gene encoding polyunsaturated fatty acid (12S)/(13S)-lipoxygenase, epidermal-type-like isoform X2, translated as MHKGGSPIPGPSPGKMGKYRIRVATGDSLLAGSSNLVQLWLVGEHGEKDLGKILRPIRIREVQLEVEVSLYLGRLLLVKLRKHKSLVGFDWFCKWIAVQGPGTQGEAFFPCYRWVQGNEIICLPEGTARTVRDDPQNQFKKHREQELEERRKVYRLKDLALKGTLGLTNSVRRLEDFNEVFPRGKTPLAERVRNSWKDDALFGYQFLNGANPMLLRRSTSLPSRLVLPPEMEDLKTQLEKELQTGSLFEADFSLLDGVKPNVIIFKQQYVAAPLVMLKLQPDGRLLPMVIQLQPPRNGCPPPVLFLPSDPPMAWLLAKTWVRSSDFQLHQLQSHLLRGHLIAEVISVATMRSLPSLHPIYKLLIPHFRYTMEINVLARSNLVSKWGIFDLVVSTGSGGHVDILQRATAGLTYRSFCPPDDLADRGLLDVKSSLYGQDALRLWGVISRYVEKMVSLFYKSDGAVKDDPELQAWCREITETGLQGAQDRGFPISLESRAQLCHFITMCIFTCTGQHASTHQGQLDWYSWIPNGPCTMQKPPPISKDVTEKDIVDSLPSLHQARTQKTFIKFLGRRQPVMVALGQHKESYFSDPGPQAVLKQFQEELAALDKEIEVRNAGLDLPYEYLRPSMVENSVTI; from the exons ATGCATAAGGGTGG GTCCCCCATCCCAGGTCCAAGTCCGGGCAAGATGGGCAAATACAGGATTCGCGTCGCCACCGGAGACTCGCTCTTGGCGGGCTCCAGTAACCTGGTGCAGCTGTGGCTGGTGGGCGAGCACGGGGAGAAGGACCTGGGCAAGATACTGCGGCCGATACGGATCAGG GAGGTGCAGCTCGAGGTCGAAGTCTCCCTATACCTGGGGCGCCTCCTGCTGGTGAAGCTGCGCAAGCACAAAAGCCTGGTGGGTTTCGACTGGTTCTGCAAGTGGATCGCGGTCCAGGGTCCCGGCACCCAAGGCGAGGCCTTTTTCCCCTGCTACCGCTGGGTGCAGGGCAACGAGATCATCTGCTTGCCCGAGGGCACCG CCCGGACCGTCAGGGATGATCCCCAGAACCAGTTTAAGAAACATCGGGAGCAAGAGcttgaggaaagaaggaaggtgtACCG GTTGAAGGACTTGGCCTTAAAGGGGACATTAGGTCTCACAAATTCTGTAAGAAGACTGGAAGACTTCAATGAAGTATTCCCGAGAGGAAAAACTCCTCTGGCTG AGCGGGTCCGCAATTCCTGGAAGGATGATGCCCTATTTGGGTACCAGTTCCTCAATGGGGCAAACCCCATGCTCCTGAGACGCTCCACGAGTCTCCCGTCACGGTTGGTGCTGCCTCCGGAAATGGAAGACTTGAAGACACAGCTGGAGAAAGAACTCCAG ACTGGATCTCTGTTTGAAGCTGACTTCTCCCTGCTGGATGGGGTCAAGCCTAATGTCATCATTTTTAAGCAACAGTATGTAGCAGCCCCTCTGgtcatgctgaagctccagccTGATGGAAGACTCTTACCTATGGTCATCCAG CTCCAGCCACCTCGGAATGGATGCCCCCCACCTGTGTTGTTCCTGCCTTCGGATCCCCCCATGGCCTGGCTCCTTGCCAAGACCTGGGTCCGGAGCTCTGATTTCCAACTGCACCAGCTGCAGTCACACCTGCTGAGGGGCCACCTGATAGCTGAGGTTATTTCTGTGGCCACCATGAGGAGCCTGCCCAGCCTGCATCCTATCTACAAG CTCCTGATTCCACACTTTCGCTACACCATGGAGATCAACGTGCTGGCCCGGAGTAACCTTGTCTCTAAATGGGGAATTTTTGATCTG GTGGTGAGCACTGGGAGTGGCGGCCATGTAGACATTCTCCAGAGAGCCACAGCTGGTCTGACCTATCGCTCCTTCTGCCCTCCTGACGACCTGGCAGACCGTGGGCTCCTGGATGTGAAGTCTTCTCTATATGGCCAAGATGCGCTCAGGCTCTGGGGAGTCATCAGCCG GTATGTCGAGAAGATGGTCAGTCTTTTCTACAAGAGTGATGGAGCTGTGAAGGATGATCCAGAACTGCAGGCCTGGTGCAGAGAGATCACTGAGACTggactgcagggggcccaggaccGGGG GTTCCCCATCTCCTTAGAGTCCCgagctcagctctgccacttcatCACCATGTGCATCTTCACATGCACTGGTCAGCATGCTTCCACCCACCAGGGCCAG CTGGACTGGTACTCCTGGATCCCGAATGGTCCATGCACCATGCAGAAGCCTCCGCCCATCTCCAAGGATGTGACagagaaggatatagtagactcACTGCCCAGTCTGCATCAGGCCCGAACACAGAAAACCTTCATAAAATTCCTTGGCCGACGCCAGCCTGTCATG GTGGCCTTGGGGCAGCACAAAGAAAGCTATTTCTCTGACCCTGGTCCTCAAGCTGTGCTGAAGCAATTCCAGGAGGAGCTGGCTGCCCTGGACAAGGAGATTGAGGTCCGGAATGCAGGCCTGGACCTGCCCTATGAGTATCTTCGACCCAGCATGGTAGAGAACAGTGTAACCATCTGA
- the LOC122694625 gene encoding polyunsaturated fatty acid (12S)/(13S)-lipoxygenase, epidermal-type-like isoform X3, protein MAYFPSGPPSQVQVRARWANTGFASPPETRSWRAPVTWCSCGWWASTGRRTWARYCGRYGSGLKDLALKGTLGLTNSVRRLEDFNEVFPRGKTPLAERVRNSWKDDALFGYQFLNGANPMLLRRSTSLPSRLVLPPEMEDLKTQLEKELQTGSLFEADFSLLDGVKPNVIIFKQQYVAAPLVMLKLQPDGRLLPMVIQLQPPRNGCPPPVLFLPSDPPMAWLLAKTWVRSSDFQLHQLQSHLLRGHLIAEVISVATMRSLPSLHPIYKLLIPHFRYTMEINVLARSNLVSKWGIFDLVVSTGSGGHVDILQRATAGLTYRSFCPPDDLADRGLLDVKSSLYGQDALRLWGVISRYVEKMVSLFYKSDGAVKDDPELQAWCREITETGLQGAQDRGFPISLESRAQLCHFITMCIFTCTGQHASTHQGQLDWYSWIPNGPCTMQKPPPISKDVTEKDIVDSLPSLHQARTQKTFIKFLGRRQPVMVALGQHKESYFSDPGPQAVLKQFQEELAALDKEIEVRNAGLDLPYEYLRPSMVENSVTI, encoded by the exons ATGGCTTATTTTCCTTCAGGTCCCCCATCCCAGGTCCAAGTCCGGGCAAGATGGGCAAATACAGGATTCGCGTCGCCACCGGAGACTCGCTCTTGGCGGGCTCCAGTAACCTGGTGCAGCTGTGGCTGGTGGGCGAGCACGGGGAGAAGGACCTGGGCAAGATACTGCGGCCGATACGGATCAGG GTTGAAGGACTTGGCCTTAAAGGGGACATTAGGTCTCACAAATTCTGTAAGAAGACTGGAAGACTTCAATGAAGTATTCCCGAGAGGAAAAACTCCTCTGGCTG AGCGGGTCCGCAATTCCTGGAAGGATGATGCCCTATTTGGGTACCAGTTCCTCAATGGGGCAAACCCCATGCTCCTGAGACGCTCCACGAGTCTCCCGTCACGGTTGGTGCTGCCTCCGGAAATGGAAGACTTGAAGACACAGCTGGAGAAAGAACTCCAG ACTGGATCTCTGTTTGAAGCTGACTTCTCCCTGCTGGATGGGGTCAAGCCTAATGTCATCATTTTTAAGCAACAGTATGTAGCAGCCCCTCTGgtcatgctgaagctccagccTGATGGAAGACTCTTACCTATGGTCATCCAG CTCCAGCCACCTCGGAATGGATGCCCCCCACCTGTGTTGTTCCTGCCTTCGGATCCCCCCATGGCCTGGCTCCTTGCCAAGACCTGGGTCCGGAGCTCTGATTTCCAACTGCACCAGCTGCAGTCACACCTGCTGAGGGGCCACCTGATAGCTGAGGTTATTTCTGTGGCCACCATGAGGAGCCTGCCCAGCCTGCATCCTATCTACAAG CTCCTGATTCCACACTTTCGCTACACCATGGAGATCAACGTGCTGGCCCGGAGTAACCTTGTCTCTAAATGGGGAATTTTTGATCTG GTGGTGAGCACTGGGAGTGGCGGCCATGTAGACATTCTCCAGAGAGCCACAGCTGGTCTGACCTATCGCTCCTTCTGCCCTCCTGACGACCTGGCAGACCGTGGGCTCCTGGATGTGAAGTCTTCTCTATATGGCCAAGATGCGCTCAGGCTCTGGGGAGTCATCAGCCG GTATGTCGAGAAGATGGTCAGTCTTTTCTACAAGAGTGATGGAGCTGTGAAGGATGATCCAGAACTGCAGGCCTGGTGCAGAGAGATCACTGAGACTggactgcagggggcccaggaccGGGG GTTCCCCATCTCCTTAGAGTCCCgagctcagctctgccacttcatCACCATGTGCATCTTCACATGCACTGGTCAGCATGCTTCCACCCACCAGGGCCAG CTGGACTGGTACTCCTGGATCCCGAATGGTCCATGCACCATGCAGAAGCCTCCGCCCATCTCCAAGGATGTGACagagaaggatatagtagactcACTGCCCAGTCTGCATCAGGCCCGAACACAGAAAACCTTCATAAAATTCCTTGGCCGACGCCAGCCTGTCATG GTGGCCTTGGGGCAGCACAAAGAAAGCTATTTCTCTGACCCTGGTCCTCAAGCTGTGCTGAAGCAATTCCAGGAGGAGCTGGCTGCCCTGGACAAGGAGATTGAGGTCCGGAATGCAGGCCTGGACCTGCCCTATGAGTATCTTCGACCCAGCATGGTAGAGAACAGTGTAACCATCTGA